From Daphnia pulicaria isolate SC F1-1A chromosome 11, SC_F0-13Bv2, whole genome shotgun sequence, the proteins below share one genomic window:
- the LOC124315916 gene encoding putative E3 ubiquitin-protein ligase UBR7, whose protein sequence is MACPENKEPNTSSDAGKHTDDEEDNGVTLVEILEEEAQLEEDANAVLGGSDDANCTYRLGYVNRQALYACVTCRQQSGNTQLAGICLACSYHCHDGHELIELYTKRNFCCDCGNSKFPSNKCTLATGKSGVNENNVYNHNFMGKYCTCEKPYPDPEDTNPDEMVQCIMCEDWHHNKHLGKTPPPDSDYSEMICDACMEKHPFLNAYFSLVDSAQTASSCKLESETIDTNQLNSNKATFWPEGWRNRLCRCEKCLAMYEEKKIKYLTDDQDTVEHYEQKGKMACVNRPSSNERLMEALSSLDRIQQVEAITEYQSFAAELKDYLKTFADNKRVVREEDITEFFGRLKERKRRRLDDGPDGMPHFCR, encoded by the exons ATGGCTTGCCCCGAGAACAAAGAGCCCAATACCAGCTCTGATGCTGGAAAACACaccgatgatgaagaagacaaTGGTGTCACGCTGGTTGAAATTTTAGAAGAGGAAGCACAACTTGAAGAGGATGCCAATGCTGTTTTGGGTGGATCTGATGATGCTAACTGCACTTACCGTCTG GGTTATGTCAATCGCCAGGCTCTCTATGCTTGTGTGACGTGCAGACAGCAATCTGGAAATACCCAGTTAGCTGGCATTTGCTTGGCTTGTAGTTATCATTGTCATGATGGCCATGAGCTGATTGAATTGTACACGAAAAG AAATTTCTGTTGTGACTGTGGAAATTCAAAGTTCCCATCTAACAAATGTACACTAGCTACA GGAAAATCTGGCGTGAATGAAAACAATGTTTACAACCACAACTTTATGGGGAAATACTGCACCTGTGAAAAGCCATACCCTGACCCAGAGGACACAAATCCTGATGAAATGGTTCAGTGCATCATGTGTGAAGACTGGCATCACAACAAG CATTTGGGCAAGACACCGCCACCGGATTCGGATTATTCTGAGATGATCTGTGATGCTTGCATGGAGAAGCACCCTTTTCTTAACGCTTATTTTTCGCTGGTTGATTCTGCCCAGACGGCATCGTCCTGCAAACTGGAGAGTGAAACCATTGATACAAATCAACTGAACTCTAATAAAGCAACTTTTTGGCCGGAGGGATGGCGAAATAGACTTTGCAGATGCGAAAAGTGTTTG GCAATGTACGAGGAAAAGAAGATCAAGTATCTTACAGACGACCAGGACACCGTGGAACATTACGAACAAAAGGGCAAAATGGCCTGCGTCAACCGTCCGTCAAGCAACGAGCGACTGATGGAAGCTCTTTCGTCCCTCGATCGAATCCAGCAAGTGGAAGCCATCACCGAGTACCAAAGTTTCGCAGCGGAACTAAAGGACTATTTGAAGACTTTTGCCGACAACAAGCGAGTCGTCAGGGAGGAAGACATTACCGAATTTTTCGGCCGTTTGAAGGAACGTAAACGACGTCGTCTTGACGACGGCCCTGATGGGATGCCTCACTTTTGCCGCTAA
- the LOC124315860 gene encoding E3 ubiquitin-protein ligase Ufd4-like: MADVDPETLLEWLTMGLGQEELAERDMQLVALEQLCMLLLMSDNVDRCFESCPPRTFLPALCRILLDKTAPDSVLEVTARAITYYLDVSAECTRRVVAVDGAVKALCGRLGTADLQQRTSRDLAEQCVKVMELICTREAGAVFEAGGLQCVLSFIRDAGTLVHKDTLHSAMVVVSRLCSKVEPHDQGLAACVDALSTLLQHEDGHVADGALRCFASLADRFTRRGIDPGPLAEHGLVSALLFRLSNAAGTATTTTTSQQSTNSPAAAAAGSAGSATASAATTSNPVEATGTKSATCSSSISTVISLLSTLCRGSPGITHDLLRSELPDAIERAVNGEERCILDTMRLVDLLLVLLFEGRKALPRSGGGGLANAASSSAAPTTPGSTIRGGSSGSSSGSTTGSMLRRLDSAGERTHRQLIDCIRSKDTDALIDAIDSGGIEVNFMDDVGQTLLNWASAFGTQEMVEFLCERCADVNKGQRSSSLHYAACFGRPAIAKVLLRYGANPDLRDEDGKTPLDKARERNDEGHREVAAILQSPGEWMITPTSSTPPNPSSMADASGSFTSSGLGRRGDGLTPNSTAVAEDSSILLDGTTTSTEPKGDPDMAPVYLRRLLPVFCHTFQSSMIVSVRKASLTIIKKMVHYTQPALLHSLCSHESNVFISTLVEVVAAVLDNEEDEDGHLVCMHIIQDLMNKSADTFLDHFARLGIFSKVQMLANGDGQENNGENSSGQSVEGEQLQQQQQQEEEEDAAACLESADTEDKGNAELQFVDSTATAGQQPTKPQGETTATATPTASTTSAQVDVVKELMAGRPYHWRDWCIARGRDCLYIWSDAAALELSNGSNGWFRFILDGKLATMYSSGSPEGGSDSSENRGEFLDKLQRVRTQIKPGTMSQAVFPPGVKIPDALRLTVGNWSLSSAKDGELVIQNSDGQQQATILREDLPGFLFESNRGTKHTFTAETALGPELAAGWAPVHCPGSGGRRSVGGNGTGRSGLVSGGRFRSSQVEATKQKVRAQAQEIYQRYFQVAQAQPRGVVARLAAIVVHIERGCAAQENNREQQSRDHSSSQGGGGAWRDLLRSSLNDFRSLLEGEDTTLSAFELQSSGLVQALHRLLSPAGLDDYLQGTRRGNRLLRQRVAIFRECFQSADYLYQNGPKGPATCLVRKLVSVLESIEKLPVYLYDAAGGSTNGLQTLTRRLRFRLERSPGETGLTDRTGRALKTEPLTTVGQLEKYLLKMVAKQWYDYERSTLAFVRKIQAATAPPTVTGCPSASPLVFRHTRDFDEGGIIYWLGTNGKTVPDWVNPAQVGLVVVTCSEGRNLPYGHLEDILSRDSAALNCHTNDDKRSWFALDLGLHLLPTAYTLRHARGYGKSALRHWLLQVSKDGLSWTTLFTHVDDCSLNEPGSTATWPLEPPGGETQGWRHIRIQQMGKNASGQTHYLSVSGLELYGTVTGVCQDLGRAAREAEANLRRQRRMVRHQMLRHLVPGARVVRGLDWKWRDQDGSTTTAAAASAGGLAQPAEGLVTGELHNGWIDVQWDHGGSNSYRMGAEGKYDLRLAPSYDPDAAQQQQHPTTAAAASSSTAGKTSSALKTINLDKSCTSLATGVKSSTPTSTLTSTGPGNALTGSRKSSSTPSLPEATGVVKPSVASTEQATSVDNLLTSSSSSTAAASAVAESVLSLASAEAGLVSFERVRGDSTGTQSTDDDEATSTAVAALVGALSLMDPSGSSAEGAAGESQVSDSHKNAKNTYLAGQSTATATGAAATQLMDHSSLLTSSGAATGSSAASISLSAASQAAAVAALDGIVVDDSLMADVTEEMLEINAFDLLRSLERQASQLQAEAETMAAASSALSHVELAGQQQQQQQQQADDEQDDMSSPPSPPSQSVKVASGAASGVRTSGSMSVSVPNLTTTSSEPEREVGGGPTPAAFLESFANVARRRHQAGNAANSGSSGASGGNASGSPVDLSNANRSSGSNSGAGAMAGGGGHGASGTNAVNVSSSSSSNASASLLFPRGPNSVSSLVRLALSSNFPGGLLSTAQSYPSLSNTLSSLSSVASHAVSMAGASSTNLHHAHGGAGAGQGHQQTSSSSSHGLSQALSMSLTGSSDSEQVSLEDFLESCRAGTLLAELEDDDELPEPDEDDNEDDDENEDDEDFEEVTEEDGGGGVSSLVGGAGDGSGAGSRHVTGNTKRRSWDDEFVLKRQFSALIPAFDPRPGRTNVHQTSDLEIPPPGAAEGAQGAEAVITTSSSPSSSGLSATGQQLQQQSVIQSMDVEADADLVPQPKLHLVLRGPCLPNIPDVEIELTDSDWTVFKAVQKLIQSSALGTRQEKLRRIWEPTYTLVYKELKDEAGAVVVVGPSTGGAMGDAAGQRRLMDDELFLPDFDVNTQTSNTVGSCSVGDVLLLLRQLYVLSSRPPAAGEQSDVEQQQLQHQSHHSPTIFIPLEEFSSKKVTNKLMQQLSDPLVVSSGALPAWCEQLLTVCPILIPFETRQMYFHANAFGTSRSIVWLQSQRDSAVERQRNTGAVPRRDDPHEFRVGRLKHERVRVPRGERLLDWAQQVMKVHADRKAILEVEFQDEEGTGLGPSLEFYALVAAESQRRDLALWICDDEDENELTASETAASVADSGVKPPGYYVVRPSGLFPAPLPQDSPICDHAEQLYWFLGVFLAKALQDGRLVDLPLSTPFLKLLCQGDVSCPAQQPVVVSDSKRNKNYRAGSHPPPQQPPPPPPPQQQQQQQQQQQEAEDPMTSSVFSQDGDVLGGNGKPLTGSSSPRDPSLPWFSGILSHEDLAVVDPTRGRFLLQLRALATRRRQILTDPTLSHEDRCRQADNLALAQPNLLNSNTTTTVSSVSSQSHSNMSQKPATIVPPQSQKIQSAAQGQGQGVGGGVRLEDLALTFQFAPSSKVFGFTDVELRSGGADFEVTLENVEDYVEQMAEFCLERGIRRQMEALRQGFDRVFPMSRLAGFSPSELRLLLCGDQSPSWTREDILNYTEPKLGYTRDSPGFQRFVNVLTGMNAEERKAFLQFTTGCSSLPPGGLANLYPRLTVVRKVDGVSDRSGCVNGSYPSVNTCVHYLKLPEYDSEEILRERLLAATREKGFHLN, from the exons atggcAGACGTGGATCCCGAAACGCTGCTCGAATGGCTAACGATGGGCCTCGGCCAAGAGGAGCTGGCCGAGAGAGACATGCAGCTGGTGGCGTTGGAGCAACTCTGCATGCTCCTCCTCATGTCCGACAATGTCGACCGATGCTTTGAAAG CTGTCCACCTCGGACGTTTCTGCCGGCCTTGTGCCGTATCCTTTTGGACAAGACGGCGCCCGATTCGGTGCTGGAAGTGACGGCCCGCGCCATCACTTATTACCTGGACGTATCGGCCGAATGCACTCGGCGCGTCGTAGCCGTCGACGGAGCTGTCAAGGCCTTGTGCGGACGCCTGGGCACGGCCGACCTCCAGCAACGCACTTCCCGCGACTTGGCCGAGCAATGCGTCAAG GTCATGGAATTGATTTGCACACGGGAAGCTGGCGCTGTTTTCGAGGCCGGCGGTTTGCAGTGCGTCTTGTCGTTTATTCGCGACGCCGGAACTCTGGTCCACAAGGATACACTTCACTCGGCCATGGTGGTCGTCTCTCGGCTCTGCTCAAAAGTGGAGCCCCACGACCAGGGATTGGCCGCTTGCGTCGACGCCTTGTCGACTCTACTCCAGCACGAAGACGGACACGTCGCTGACGGAGCTCTCAGATGTTTCGCCTCGTTGGCCGACCGTTTCACTCGACGCGGCATCGACCCTGGACCCCTGGCCGAGCACGGACTCGTCTCTGCTCTCCTTTTCCGTCTGTCGAACGCGGCCGGCactgcgacgacgacgacgacatcacAACAATCGACAAATTCTCCCGCAGCTGCGGCCGCCGGAAGCGCCGGCTCGGCCACGGCCTCCGCAGCCACGACTTCCAATCCGGTGGAAGCGACGGGAACGAAATCGGCCACTTGCAGTTCCTCCATTTCGACCGTCATCAGTTTACTGTCGACTCTGTGCCGAGGATCGCCCGGAATCACCCACGACCTTCTCCGCAGTGAACTGCCGGACGCCATCGAACGGGCCGTCAACGGCGAGGAGCGATGCATTTTGGATACGATGAGACTCGTCGACTTGCTCCTGGTTCTCCTCTTCGAAGGGCGAAAAGCTCTGCCCCgcagcggaggaggaggactggCCAACGCGGCCAGCAGTTCGGCGGCGCCAACGACGCCAGGCTCGACGATCCGCGGCGgaagcagcggcagcagcagcggcagcacaACGGGATCTATGCTGCGCCGACTGGACAGCGCAGGAGAGCGGACGCACCGTCAGCTGATTGACTGCATCCGCAGCAAAGACACGGACGCCCTTATCGATGCCATCGATTCGGGCGGCATTGAAGTCAACTTTATGGACGACGTGGGCCAGACTCTGCTCAACTGGGCCTCGGCTTTTGGCACCCAGGAGATGGTGGAATTCCTCTGCGAACGTTGCGCCGATGTCAACAAGGGCCAGCGATCCTCGTCTCTCCATTAC GCGGCTTGTTTCGGCCGCCCAGCCATCGCCAAAGTCCTTTTGCGCTACGGAGCCAATCCCGACCTGCGCGACGAGGACGGAAAGACGCCGCTGGACAAGGCGCGCGAACGCAACGACGAGGGGCACCGCGAAGTGGCGGCCATTTTGCAATCGCCCGGCGAATGGATGATCACGCCCACCTCGTCGACTCCGCCGAATCCGTCATCGATGGCCGACGCTTCGGGCTCGTTCACTTCCAGCGGACTCGGCCGCCGAGGCGACGGTTTGACGCCCAACTCGACGGCCGTGGCCGAGGACTCTTCCATTCTGCTGGACGGGACGACGACTTCGACGGAGCCCAAAGGCGACCCGGACATGGCCCCCGTTTACCTGCGCCGACTGCTGCCCGTCTTTTGCCACACGTTTCAGAGCAGCATGATCGTCAGCGTGCGCAAGGCCAGCCTGACCATCATCAAGAAGATGGTGCACTACACCCAGCCGGCCCTGCTCCACTCGCTCTGCTCTCACGAGTCGAACGTGTTCATTTCGACCCTGGTCGAAGTGGTGGCCGCTGTCCTGGACAACGAAGAGGACGAAGACGGCCACTTGGTCTGCATGCACATCATTCAGGATCTGATGAACAAGTCGGCCGACACTTTTCTTGACCATTTCGCCCGCCTGGGCATCTTCAGCAAAGTCCAAATGCTGGCCAACGGTGACGGACAGGAGAATAACGGAGAGAATTCCTCTGGGCAGTCAGTCGAGGGGGAAcaactgcaacaacaacaacaacaggaggaagaagaagatgcggcCGCTTGTTTGGAATCGGCCGACACCGAAGACAAAGGCAATGCGGAACTGCAGTTTGTTGACTCGACCGCCACCGCTGGCCAACAGCCGACCAAACCGCAAGGAGAAACTACCGCCACTGCCACCCCTACCGCATCGACCACCAGCGCTCAAGTGGACGTGGTCAAGGAGTTGATGGCCGGGCGACCGTATCACTGGCGGGACTGGTGCATCGCCCGCGGTCGCGATTGCCTCTACATTTGGAGCGACGCCGCGGCTTTGGAATTGTCCAACGGATCCAACGGATGGTTCCGCTTCATCTTGGACGGCAAACTGGCCACCATGTACTCGTCGGGAAGCCCCGAGGGCGGGTCAGACAGTTCGGAGAATCGAGGCGAATTTCTCGACAAGTTGCAACGCGTCCGCACCCAAATCAAACCGGGAACGATGAGCCAGGCCGTTTTCCCGCCCGGCGTCAAAATACCCGACGCCCTCCGACTGACGGTCGGCAACTGGTCCCTGTCGTCGGCCAAAGACGGAGAATTGGTCATCCAGAACTCTGACGGGCAGCAGCAGGCCACCATTTTGCGCGAGGATCTGCCCGGCTTCCTCTTTGAATCCAATCGAGGAACCAAACACACTTTCACGGCCGAAACGGCCCTGGGACCAGAGTTGGCGGCCGGTTGGGCTCCCGTTCACTGCCCGGGATCGGGCGGAAGACGCAGCGTCGGCGGAAATGGAACCGGACGCTCGGGCCTGGTCAGCGGCGGACGTTTCCGATCGTCGCAAGTGGAGGCCACCAAGCAGAAGGTGCGGGCTCAAGCCCAGGAGATTTACCAGCGCTACTTCCAGGTGGCTCAGGCTCAGCCCAGGGGTGTGGTGGCCCGTCTGGCCGCCATCGTCGTCCACATTGAGCGCGGATGCGCCGCCCAGGAGAACAACCGGGAACAGCAGAGCCGCGACCACTCGTCGTCGCAAGGAGGAGGCGGAGCCTGGCGCGATCTCCTCCGCTCGTCCCTCAACGACTTCCGCTCTCTCCTGGAAGGAGAAGACACAACTTTATCGGCTTTTGAACTGCAATCCAGCGGCCTGGTTCAGGCACTCCACCGCCTCCTGTCACCGGCCGGACTGGACGATTACCTGCAGGGAACTCGACGCGGCAACCGACTGCTGCGACAGCGTGTGGCCATCTTCCGCGAATGTTTCCAATCGGCCGACTACCTCTACCAGAACGGGCCAAAGGGACCGGCCACTTGCCTCGTCCGCAAGTTGGTTTCCGTCCTGGAATCGATCGAGAAACTGCCCGTCTACTTGTACGACGCTGCCGGCGGCTCGACCAACGGCCTGCAGACGCTGACACGACGACTCCGCTTCCGACTGGAGCGAAGTCCAGGTGAAACTGGGCTGACGGACCGCACTGGCCGTGCTTTGAAAACGGAGCCGCTGACGACGGTTGGGCAGCTGGAAAAGTACCTGCTCAAAATGGTGGCCAAGCAGTGGTACGACTACGAGCGATCGACTTTGGCTTTCGTCCGCAAAATCCAGGCGGCCACAGCCCCGCCGACGGTGACCGGCTGTCCGTCGGCTTCTCCTCTGGTGTTCCGCCACACCCGCGATTTCGACGAGGGCGGCATCATCTATTGGCTGGGCACCAACGGCAAAACGGTTCCCGATTGGGTCAATCCCGCTCAG GTGGGTCTGGTAGTTGTGACGTGCTCCGAAGGACGCAACTTGCCCTACGGCCATTTGGAAGACATCCTGTCGCGTGACAGCGCGGCCCTCAATTGCCACACCAACGACGACAAGCGCTCGTGGTTCGCCCTGGATCTCGGCCTCCATCTCCTGCCCACGGCCTACACACTGAGACACGCCCGCGGCTACGGCAAATCGGCCCTACGTCACTGGCTCCTCCAAGTCTCCAAGGACGGACTCTCGTGGACGACCCTCTTCACCCACGTCGACGACTGCTCCCTCAACGAGCCCGGATCGACGGCCACTTGGCCCCTGGAGCCGCCCGGCGGCGAAACACAAGGATGGAGACACATCCGCATCCAGCAGATGGGCAAAAACGCCTCGGGACAGACGCACTACCTCAGCGTCAGCGGATTGGAACTCTACGGCACGGTGACGGGCGTCTGCCAGGATCTGGGCCGAGCGGCCAGAGAGGCCGAGGCCAATCTGAGGCGACAGCGGCGAATGGTCCGCCATCAAATGCTGCGTCACTTGGTGCCGGGCGCTCGAGTCGTCCGAGGACTCGACTGGAAGTGGCGCGATCAGGACGGATCCACCACCACTGCGGCGGCGGCCAGTGCCGGAGGTTTGGCCCAGCCGGCCGAAGGCCTGGTGACGGGAGAGCTGCACAACGGCTGGATTGACGTCCAGTGGGATCACGGCGGATCCAATTCCTACCGTATGGGAGCAGAAGGCAAATACGATCTGAGGTTGGCGCCTTCGTACGATCCCGACGCcgcccagcaacaacaacatccaacgacagccgccgccgcttcGTCGTCGACAGCGGGCAAAACATCTTCTGCCCTCAAGACCATCAACTTGGACAAATCGTGCACTTCGCTGGCCACGGGCGTCAAATCTTCGACCCCGACGTCAACTTTGACCAGCACCGGACCCGGCAACGCCCTGACTGGCAGCCGCAAATCCAGTTCCACCCCAAGTTTGCCGGAAGCCACCGGAGTGGTGAAACCCTCTGTGGCTTCGACGGAGCAGGCCACCTCGGTGGATAATCTCTTGAcctcgtcgtcttcgtcaaCGGCCGCCGCTTCGGCCGTGGCCGAAAGCGTTTTGAGTCTGGCCAGCGCCGAAGCCGGCCTGGTGTCGTTCGAGCGCGTCCGCGGCGACAGCACGGGAACGCAGAGcacagacgacgacgaagcgACTTCGACGGCCGTCGCCGCCCTGGTGGGGGCCCTCAGTCTGATGGATCCCAGCGGCTCTTCCGCCGAAGGAGCAGCCGGCGAGTCTCAAGTCTCCGACAGTCACAAGAACGCCAAGAACACTTATTTGGCTGGACAATCGACTGCGACGGCCACGGGAGCTGCAGCCACTCAACTCATGGATCACTCGAGTCTCTTGACCTCTTCCGGCGCTGCCACTGGATCATCGGCCGCATCCATCAGCTTGTCGGCGGCCAGTCAAGCGGCCGCAGTCGCCGCATTGGACGGCATCGTCGTCGACGATTCGCTCATGGCCGACGTGACGGAAGAAATGCTGGAAATCAACGCGTTCGATCTGCTCCGCAGCCTGGAACGACAGGCCAGTCAATTGCAGGCCGAAGCCGAAACGATGGCCGCCGCCTCGTCGGCCCTTTCTCACGTCGAATTAgccgggcaacaacaacagcaacaacaacaacaggcggATGACGAACAGGACGACATGTCGTCGCCTCCTTCGCCTCCCTCCCAGTCGGTCAAAGTGGCTTCCGGCGCCGCTTCTGGCGTTCGCACGTCTGGTTCCATGAGCGTCAGCGTCCCCAATTTGACGACGACGTCATCAGAGCCGGAACGAGAAGTGGGCGGCGGACCCACGCCAGCTGCTTTCCTCGAAAGCTTCGCTAATGTGGCCCGAAG ACGCCACCAAGCGGGCAATGCTGCCAACAGTGGAAGCAGCGGAGCATCGGGAGGAAACGCTTCCGGCTCACCCGTCGACCTGTCGAATGCCAATCGATCCAGCGGATCCAACAGCGGAGCGGGCGCAATGgcgggcggcggcggccacgGCGCTAGCGGAACCAACGCCGTCAACGTTTCGTCTTCCTCGTCATCGAACGCCTCGGCGTCGCTGCTCTTCCCGCGCGGCCCCAATTCCGTGTCCAGTCTGGTCCGTCTGGCCCTGTCCTCCAACTTCCCCGGCGGACTGCTCAGCACGGCCCAGAGCTACCCGAGTCTGAGCAACACGCTGAGTAGCCTCTCGTCGGTGGCCAGCCACGCCGTTTCCATGGCGGGCGCCTCTTCCACCAACTTGCACCACGCCCACGGCGGCGCTGGTGCCGGCCAGGGACACCAGCagacgagcagcagcagcagccacggaTTGAGCCAGGCGCTGTCGATGAGTCTGACGGGCTCGAGCGACTCTGAGCAAGTCAGTTTGGAGGACTTTTTGGAGAGTTGCCGGGCCGGCACTTTGCTGGCCGAGctggaagacgacgacgagttgCCCGAGCCGGATGAGGACGACAACGAAGACGACGATGAAaacgaagacgacgaagatTTCGAGGAAGTGACGGAAGAGGACGGAGGAGGCGGAGTCAGCAGTCTGGTGGGCGGGGCGGGCGACGGCAGCGGAGCCGGATCTCGACACGTGACCGGCAACACGAAGCGACGCAGTTGGGACGACGAATTCGTCCTCAAGAGGCAATTTTCCGCCTTGATTCCGGCCTTTGATCCCCGTCCGGGCCGCACCAACGTTCACCAAACGTCCGATCTTGAAATTCCACCACCCGGAGCCGCCGAAGGAGCGCAAGGAGCCGAAGCCGTCATCACTACTTCTTCGTCTCCGTCCTCGTCCGGCCTCTCGGCCACCGGCCAGCAACTGCAGCAGCAGTCCGTCATTCAATCGATGGACGTGGAAGCCGACGCCGATCTGGTGCCGCAACCCAAGTTGCACCTGGTCCTGCGCGGTCCCTGTCTGCCCAACATCCCCGACGTGGAGATTGAGCTGACGGACAGCGACTGGACCGTGTTCAAAGCCGTGCAGAAGCTGATCCAGTCCTCGGCCCTGGGCACCCGCCAGGAGAAATTGCGCCGCATCTGGGAGCCGACCTACACGCTCGTCTACAAGGAGCTCAAGGACGAGGCTGgagccgtcgtcgtcgtcggtccCTCGACGGGTGGAGCGATGGGCGACGCGGCCGGACAGCGCCGACTGATGGACGACGAACTCTTTTTGCCCGACTTtgacgtcaacacgcagacgaGCAACACGGTGGGCTCGTGCAGCGTCGGCGACGTCCTCCTTTTGCTGCGGCAACTCTACGTGCTGAGCAGCCGGCCACCGGCCGCCGGCGAGCAGTCGGAtgtggagcagcagcagctgcagcatcAATCGCACCACAGTCCGACCATTTTTATTCCGCTGGAGGAGTTTAGCAGCAAGAAAGTGACCAACAAGTTGATGCAACAACTTTCTGACCCTCTGGTCGTGTCGTCGGGCGCCCTGCCCGCCTGGTGCGAGCAGCTCCTGACCGTCTGCCCCATTTTGATTCCGTTCGAGACGCGCCAGATGTACTTTCACGCCAACGCTTTCGGCACTTCTCG ATCGATCGTTTGGCTGCAGAGTCAACGTGATTCGGCCGTCGAGAGGCAGAGAAACACAGGCGCCGTTCCCAGACGGGACGACCCGCACGAATTCCGCGTCGGCCGGCTGAAACACGAGCGTGTGCGAGTGCCCCGCGGTGAGCGGCTCCTGGACTGGGCCCAGCAGGTGATGAAGGTCCACGCCGACCGCAAAGCCATTTTGGAGGTTGAATTCCAGGACGAGGAAGGGACGGGCCTGGGTCCGTCGCTCGAGTTTTACGCTCTGGTGGCGGCCGAGAGTCAGCGACGCGATTTGGCCCTTTGGATCTGCGACGACGAGGACGAAAACGAGTTGACGGCGTCTGAAACGGCGGCCTCCGTGGCGGATTCAGGAGTCAAACCGCCCGGCTATTACGTGGTGCGACCGTCGGGTCTCTTCCCGGCCCCGCTGCCCCAGGACTCCCCCATCTGTGATCACGCCGAGCAGCTCTACTGGTTCCTGGGAGTTTTCCTGGCCAAGGCCCTCCAGGACGGCCGCCTTGTCGATTTGCCTCTCTCGACCCCTTTCCTCAAATTATTGTGCCAGGGCGACGTCTCATGCCCGGCCCAGCAGCCCGTTGTCGTCAGCGACAGCAAACGGAATAAAAACTACCGGGCTGGATCTCACCCGCCGCCGCAGCAGCCACCGCCCCCACCTCctccccaacaacaacagcagcaacaacaacagcaacaagaaGCGGAAGACCCCATGACGTCGTCCGTTTTCTCGCAGGACGGCGACGTGCTGGGCGGCAACGGCAAACCGTTgacgggcagcagcagccctcgAGATCCGTCGCTGCCCTGGTTCTCCGGCATCCTCTCGCACGAAGATTTGGCCGTGGTGGATCCGACCCGCGGCCGATTCCTCCTCCAGTTGCGAGCCCTGGCCACTCGTCGCCGTCAGATCCTGACGGACCCGACGCTCAGCCACGAGGATCGCTGCCGCCAGGCCGACAACTTGGCCCTGGCCCAGCCCAATCTGTTGAACAGCAACACGACGACGACCGTGTCGAGCGTGTCGAGTCAGAGCCACAGCAACATGTCGCAGAAGCCGGCCACCATCGTCCCGCCGCAATCTCAAAAGATTCAGAGCGCCGCCCAGGGGCAAGGGCAGGGAGTCGGAGGTGGAGTCCGCCTCGAGGATTTGGCGCTGACGTTCCAGTTTGCCCCGTCGTCCAAAGTCTTTGGATTCACCGACGTTGAATTGCGTTCCGGCGGTGCCGATTTCGAG GTGACGCTGGAAAATGTCGAGGATTACGTGGAACAGATGGCGGAATTTTGCCTGGAACGAGGCATCCGCCGCCAGATGGAAGCTCTTCGCCAGGGATTCGACCGCGTTTTCCCCATGTCGCGATTGGCCGGCTTCAGCCCGTCTGAGCTGCGGCTGCTCCTGTGCGGCGACCAGAGCCCCAGCTGGACGCGTGAGGACATCCTCAACTACACGGAGCCGAAGCTGGGCTACACCCGCGACAGCCCGGGCTTCCAACGGTTCGTCAACGTCCTGACGGGCATGAACGCCGAGGAGCGCAAGGCCTTCCTCCAGTTCACGACGGGCTGCTCGTCGCTGCCGCCCGGCGGACTGGCCAATCTCTACCCGCGTCTGACGGTCGTCCGCAAAGTGGACGGCGTCAGCGACCGCAGCGGATGCGTCAACGGCAGCTACCCGTCCGTCAACACGTGCGTCCATTACCTCAAATTGCCCGAGTACGACTCTGAGGAGATTTTGCGCGAGCGGCTCCTGGCCGCCACTCGCGAAAAGGGTTTCCACCTCAACTGA